One Atribacterota bacterium DNA window includes the following coding sequences:
- a CDS encoding ABC transporter permease: protein MSVAMVEIKRKKFGVLVDNASLVALVLLSIFLGLANPRFFTLTNLSNILDLVSPLGITALAMGFVLMAGSIDLSVAGVAGLSGIVTSFLVKNLVNQNNFGFSALLVALLVGLSCGVLNGVLLYRFKIPSFMVTLGVGFITTGVGILLTRGNTIPITDWGFSQIGMGRIGPVPVAFLLTLSVFFVMWFLNGRTIFGRYVLAIFGDEAIARDLGISVNRTKIGIFGLAGALYGFAGAILTAKLGSGDINASLGLTFDSISSWVLGGIAITGGVGNAVKVLVDTFILTILRNGLILMGISPYVQQGVIGTILIFTVALTIDRKKIKIMK, encoded by the coding sequence GTGAGCGTAGCCATGGTTGAAATCAAAAGGAAAAAGTTTGGAGTTCTGGTGGACAATGCTTCGCTGGTGGCTCTGGTTTTGCTGTCCATTTTTCTGGGTCTGGCGAATCCCCGGTTTTTTACTCTAACCAATCTTTCCAACATTCTTGATTTGGTTTCTCCCCTGGGGATTACCGCTCTGGCGATGGGGTTTGTGCTGATGGCGGGGAGCATTGACCTTTCTGTGGCGGGGGTTGCGGGTTTAAGCGGAATCGTTACAAGTTTCCTGGTTAAGAATCTGGTGAATCAGAATAACTTTGGTTTTTCTGCCTTGCTTGTAGCTCTTCTCGTGGGATTAAGCTGTGGTGTTTTGAACGGGGTACTTCTCTACAGGTTTAAGATTCCTTCCTTTATGGTGACTCTGGGGGTTGGTTTTATCACCACTGGTGTGGGGATATTGCTCACCAGGGGAAATACCATTCCCATTACCGACTGGGGTTTTAGCCAGATTGGAATGGGAAGGATAGGTCCTGTGCCGGTAGCCTTTTTACTCACCCTGAGTGTATTTTTTGTCATGTGGTTTTTAAATGGGCGAACCATTTTCGGCCGGTATGTGCTGGCCATCTTTGGAGACGAAGCCATTGCCAGAGATCTCGGTATTAGTGTCAATCGGACTAAAATTGGTATCTTCGGTCTGGCTGGAGCCCTGTATGGGTTTGCCGGGGCAATTTTGACGGCTAAACTTGGTTCTGGGGATATCAATGCCTCCCTTGGCCTCACCTTTGATTCCATCAGCTCCTGGGTTCTGGGAGGAATTGCCATCACCGGTGGAGTGGGAAATGCTGTCAAAGTCCTTGTTGATACTTTTATTCTCACCATCCTGCGAAATGGGTTGATTCTGATGGGCATCAGTCCTTATGTCCAGCAGGGAGTAATCGGGACAATCTTGATCTTTACCGTGGCGTTGACCATTGATCGTAAGAAGATCAAGATTATGAAATAG
- a CDS encoding ATP-binding cassette domain-containing protein yields the protein MENQPLLVMKKICKSFPGVQALDDVNVEVMPQEIVGLVGENGAGKSTLMKVLAGIYQPDSGEIIFNWAESFYP from the coding sequence TTGGAAAATCAACCATTGCTGGTAATGAAAAAGATCTGCAAAAGCTTTCCAGGCGTTCAAGCCCTGGACGATGTGAACGTTGAGGTTATGCCTCAGGAAATCGTGGGGTTAGTGGGAGAAAATGGAGCCGGTAAAAGTACCCTGATGAAGGTCCTGGCAGGGATATACCAGCCTGATTCCGGGGAAATCATATTTAATTGGGCAGAGAGTTTCTATCCGTGA
- a CDS encoding ATP-binding cassette domain-containing protein — MEEREVELLFSKLRELKKQISVIYISHRLNGVVELCDRVYVMKDGKNAACSKKGEFDEDLLRSKMVGREFHGEYYLISEQVEPIPKVILELKNCTRKGAFEDVSFHLREAEIISICGVVGSGKEVLCLALYGLMPLGAGKIYLHRKEVRTSSPAEAFALGIGYIPEDRRNDGLVLNLPVFENVTLPILYRLRKGLFLDREFQLSVSKNMIEKLRIKTPSPFALCRNLSGGNQQKVVLSKWLLSKVKILIMSHPTRGVDVGAKHEIYALIREFIRQGMAMILIGDSFEEDIELANRIITMKDGKITAILDAITCKPNPSDLIGYVV, encoded by the coding sequence TTGGAAGAAAGGGAGGTAGAGCTTCTCTTTTCTAAACTGCGGGAGTTAAAGAAACAGATTTCAGTGATCTACATTTCCCACCGGTTGAACGGGGTTGTGGAGCTCTGTGACCGGGTGTACGTGATGAAGGATGGGAAGAACGCTGCATGTTCCAAAAAGGGGGAGTTCGACGAAGACCTGCTGCGGAGCAAGATGGTGGGTCGAGAGTTTCATGGAGAGTACTACCTGATTTCTGAACAGGTTGAACCCATCCCCAAAGTGATTTTGGAACTCAAAAACTGCACCAGAAAAGGAGCGTTTGAAGATGTCAGCTTTCATCTTCGAGAAGCGGAGATTATCAGCATCTGTGGGGTGGTGGGCTCAGGGAAAGAGGTGCTTTGTCTCGCTCTGTATGGGTTGATGCCTCTTGGTGCCGGAAAAATCTACCTCCACAGAAAAGAAGTGCGGACTTCTTCTCCGGCCGAGGCTTTTGCTCTGGGTATTGGGTACATCCCTGAGGACCGGCGCAACGATGGGCTGGTTCTGAACCTTCCGGTTTTTGAAAATGTCACTCTGCCAATTCTCTACCGCCTTCGGAAAGGACTTTTTCTAGATCGGGAGTTTCAACTGAGTGTTTCGAAAAACATGATTGAGAAACTGCGCATCAAAACTCCTTCACCTTTTGCTCTGTGTCGGAATCTCAGTGGGGGCAACCAGCAAAAGGTAGTCCTTTCAAAGTGGTTGTTGTCAAAAGTAAAAATTTTGATCATGTCGCATCCCACCAGGGGTGTGGATGTGGGAGCCAAACACGAAATTTATGCCCTGATTCGAGAGTTTATCAGACAGGGCATGGCCATGATTCTCATTGGTGACAGCTTTGAAGAAGATATCGAGCTAGCCAACCGCATTATCACCATGAAAGATGGAAAAATCACCGCTATTCTTGATGCTATAACCTGTAAGCCCAATCCTTCCGATTTAATCGGGTATGTGGTTTAG